In Thermoflexus sp., the genomic window GGATGAACCAGCTGGCGAACCTGCCCTTTCGGACTTTCCAGGATTTGCAGGAAGGACGGGCGCTGCTCTGGGATATCACGAACGCCTTTGCGCCCGCGTGGGCCCGGCGGCACGGCCGGCCTTTCCCGGATCTGCCGCCTGTGGCGCCCGAGGAGGCGGCGATGCGGCTGCTCGGGTTGCTGGAAGAAGCGGACCTGGTGCTCTTCGAGAGCTTCCTCACCGATCTGGTGGGCCATCGACATTTGCCCCCGGAGCCGGTCCTGGAGACGCTGGATCGCTTCCTGGATGCCCTGCTCCGGCATCGGCCGCCGGAGACGACCGTGATGGTGACCAGCGACCATGGGAACATGGAGGATCTGCGAACCCGGCTGCACACCATGAATCCGGTCCCCCTTCTGGTCGCCGGGCCAGGGATCCAGGCCTTTCAAAACGCGACCTCGCTGCTGGATCTCACCCCCGGGGTTTTGAGGGTTCTGAGCGCGTAGATCCGTCCTTCTCCACGGCTTTCCGGGCCGTGGAAGAAGGAAAAACACGCAAAGGTTGAGGGAAGGGCGAAAGCGCTCTCCCCGGCGCCTGCGGGCTCCGGGTTCTTATGCGCGCCCCAGGCGTCGCGGCTTCTCTTTGGCCCAGGCGAGCAGCCGCTCCAGCGGCCAGGTGTTGGCGATGTCCTCCGGCGTGGCCCAGGCCCGCCGGGCCACGGCCACACCGAAGTGGATCAGATCGAATTCCCCAGGGCTGTGGGCATCGGTGCTGATTACAAGTTTGCATCCCAGCTCCAACGCCCGACGGGCCAGCCCATCCGGGAGATCCAGCCGGGCCGGGTTCGCATTGATCTCCAGCAACGTCCCGGTCTCTGCGGCGGCCCGCAGGATGGCCTCCCAGTCGGCATCCGCTCCCTCCCGTTCCCCCAGCAACCGTCCGGTCGGGTGGGCGATGATGTGAACATACGGATGGCGGATGGCGGCCAGGAAGCGGGCTGTCACCCGTTCCCGATCCTGTCGCAGGCCGGTGTGCACGGAGGCGACCACCAGATCCAGGGCGGCCAGGACCTCATCGGGGTAATCGAGGCTGCCGTCGGCCCGGATCTCCACCTCCGCCCCGTGGAGCACGCGGAACCCATCGCCCAGCTCGGCGTTCACGGCCTCGATCTCCCGGCGCTGTTCCCACAGCCGTTCTGGCGTCAGGCCTTTCGCCACTCCCAGGCTCTGGGAATGGTCGGTCAGCAACATGTAACGATAACCCCTGGCCTTCGCCGCCCGGGCCATCTCCCGGATGGAAGCCTGGCCGTCGCTCCAGGTGCTGTGGACCTGCAGGTCGCCCTGGAGATCATGGATCTCGATCAGCCGCGGGAGGCGGCCCTCCAGGGCGGCTTCGATTTCCCCCCGTCCTTCCCGCAGCTCCGGCGGGATATAGGCCAGGCCCAGGCGGGTGTAAACCTCTTCCTCCGTCGCGCACAGGATCTCTTTCTCGGTCTCCACCTGGGTGAGGGCGTATTCGCTGAGGCTGTAGCCGCGCTTGAGGGCGTGTTCCCGCAGCTGGATGTTGTGCTGCTGGCTGCCCGTGAAGTATTGCAGTGCCGTCCCCCAGCGTGCGGCCTCGATCACCCGCAGGTCGGCCTGCAAGCCGGTCCGCAGGCGGACGCTGGATTTCGTGGAGCCCTTCAGAAGCACCGTCTCCACGATGGGGAGCGTGGTGAAGCGCTCCATCACCGCATCGGGGTTATCGGCCGCCACGAGGAAATCCAGGTCGCCGATGGTGTCTTTCATCCGGCGGAAGGATCCGGCGGCGGCCAGCTGCTGCACGCCGGGGACCTCCCGGAGGGCGCTCAGGATCTCATGGGCCAGAGGCCATGCCACGCCCAGCGGCACCCGTCCGGCGATCTTGCGGCGCTTGACCGCCTCAATGCCGGCCAGGATCTTACTCTCGAGCTTAGCGCCGAAGCCGGGCAGGCTTCGGAGCTTCCCCGCGCGGGCGGCCTCCTCCAGCTCCTCGACCGTGGTGATCCCCAGCTTCTCCCATACGGCCTTGATGCGTTTGGGGCCCATGTCGGGGATCTGGCGCATCTCCAGGAGGCTCTGGGGGATTTCGGATTTCAGGCGCTCGTAAAGCTCGAGGCGGCCGGTGCGGAGCAGCTGATCGATCTTCTCCTCAATGGCCTCGCCCACGCCCGGGATGGTGCGCAGGGCGCCTTCCTGCCAGAGATCGTAGATGTCCCGTCCCAGGGCGGCGATGTTCTCCGCCGCCCGCCGATACGCCATGACCTTGTAGGGGATCTCCCCCTGGATCTCCAGCATATCGGCGATGTTTTCGAAGATCTGCGCGATCTCCTGGTTGGTCCATCGCCGTTCCATCGTCGCCTCCTTGGATCGCTCTCCTGAGGGCGAAAGGGTCCCTTTCCTCGGCTGGAGGGTAGATGAGGCGGAAAATCCAGCCTCATTTCATCATAGCGCAAATGGGAAGAGGGGAACGGGCTGGGCGGGGCCTCCGGGAAGCGGCCGGCTGCGCTGCTCTGGAAGGGATTCCGTTCTCCTTCCCCGGATGGGCCTCATCGCGGAGGGGGGAGGGGGCGTTCGGTTTCCGGATTGGAGGCGGCGAGGACGATGCCTTCTGAAGGCATGGTGGGGATCCTCCGTAGGCCCAGGGCAGCGAATCCCCCTACCAGCACCATGAGCAATCCCGCTCCCAGCAGCACCGGCCGGGGGCCCCATAGCTGCCCGAAGAGCCCGGCGCTCCCCTGGGCGAGGGCCAGCGCGCCGTTCACCACGAGGTTCACCAGGCTGTCCACTCGCCCCCGCAGGGGATTCGGCGTGATCTCCTGGATCAGGGTGGCCATGCCGGCCCGGGCCACCACCACACAGAGCCCCATCGCGAAAGCAGCCAGGAGCACGAGGGCGAAGGTCTGGGCCTGACTGAAGGCCACCGTGGCGAAGCCGGCAGCGGCCAGGAAAAAGCCCACCACCCAAGGGGTCGGGATCCGACGGCCGAGCAACGGCACCACTCCCAGCCCGATAGCTAAGCCGACGCCCATCATGGCCATCGTCAGGCCGAACCCGCCGCCGCGCACCTGGAGGACCTCCGTAAGGAACGCCAGGCCAAGGACCTGCACCACGCCGATCCCGATGGTGGCGAAGGGCGTGATGGCCGCCACCCCCCGAAGGGAGCGCCGGGTCCACACGAAGCGAAGGCCTTCCAGCAGATCCCGACTGGGGGAACTCCGCCGGGCTGGCTGGGGCCGATTCACCGAGGAGGGAAGGCGGATCCAGGCCAGGGTGAGGGCGGAAACCAGGAAGGTGAGGCTGTCAACGATGAAGGCCGCGTAGGGCCCGAAGCGATCCACAAAGAACCCGGCAGAGATCCCGCCCGCCACCAGGGCCAGGACGTAGCTGGCTTGGAGCATCGTGTTGGCCTGCAGCAGGTGGACCGGGGAAACCAGGGCGGGAAGCACCGCGTTGCGGGCGGGATAGAAAAAGAGCCCTGTAACGGCCAGGGCCGAGGCCAGCGGATACAGCCGCCACAAATCGGCGTTGGTCTGCACCGTCAGCGCGCCCAGGACGATGAGCGCCCGCGCCACGTCGGAGCCGATCAGCACATAACGACGCGGCCACCGATCGGCGAAGACCCCCCCCCATAGCCCGAAGAGGAT contains:
- a CDS encoding alkaline phosphatase family protein, encoding MGPVVLVFLDGVGVGEPEPSNPLFLPGLPRLSARFGRPLVRGCAGENGDLLCRELDATLGVPGLPQSATGQTALFTGLNAPALIGGHRTGYPSPELVRMLEEHSLFRRARAAGFRPTFANAYSELYWQLVAQGRLRPSVTTWMNQLANLPFRTFQDLQEGRALLWDITNAFAPAWARRHGRPFPDLPPVAPEEAAMRLLGLLEEADLVLFESFLTDLVGHRHLPPEPVLETLDRFLDALLRHRPPETTVMVTSDHGNMEDLRTRLHTMNPVPLLVAGPGIQAFQNATSLLDLTPGVLRVLSA
- the polX gene encoding DNA polymerase/3'-5' exonuclease PolX, whose amino-acid sequence is MERRWTNQEIAQIFENIADMLEIQGEIPYKVMAYRRAAENIAALGRDIYDLWQEGALRTIPGVGEAIEEKIDQLLRTGRLELYERLKSEIPQSLLEMRQIPDMGPKRIKAVWEKLGITTVEELEEAARAGKLRSLPGFGAKLESKILAGIEAVKRRKIAGRVPLGVAWPLAHEILSALREVPGVQQLAAAGSFRRMKDTIGDLDFLVAADNPDAVMERFTTLPIVETVLLKGSTKSSVRLRTGLQADLRVIEAARWGTALQYFTGSQQHNIQLREHALKRGYSLSEYALTQVETEKEILCATEEEVYTRLGLAYIPPELREGRGEIEAALEGRLPRLIEIHDLQGDLQVHSTWSDGQASIREMARAAKARGYRYMLLTDHSQSLGVAKGLTPERLWEQRREIEAVNAELGDGFRVLHGAEVEIRADGSLDYPDEVLAALDLVVASVHTGLRQDRERVTARFLAAIRHPYVHIIAHPTGRLLGEREGADADWEAILRAAAETGTLLEINANPARLDLPDGLARRALELGCKLVISTDAHSPGEFDLIHFGVAVARRAWATPEDIANTWPLERLLAWAKEKPRRLGRA
- a CDS encoding MFS transporter, translating into MRKSRLRGRALWPFGRSFTLLWVGQFLSQIGDQFLFIAGLSLLDRLTNSRAAFGGLAMAITLPQILFGLWGGVFADRWPRRYVLIGSDVARALIVLGALTVQTNADLWRLYPLASALAVTGLFFYPARNAVLPALVSPVHLLQANTMLQASYVLALVAGGISAGFFVDRFGPYAAFIVDSLTFLVSALTLAWIRLPSSVNRPQPARRSSPSRDLLEGLRFVWTRRSLRGVAAITPFATIGIGVVQVLGLAFLTEVLQVRGGGFGLTMAMMGVGLAIGLGVVPLLGRRIPTPWVVGFFLAAAGFATVAFSQAQTFALVLLAAFAMGLCVVVARAGMATLIQEITPNPLRGRVDSLVNLVVNGALALAQGSAGLFGQLWGPRPVLLGAGLLMVLVGGFAALGLRRIPTMPSEGIVLAASNPETERPLPPPR